A single window of Candidatus Micrarchaeia archaeon DNA harbors:
- a CDS encoding DUF1846 domain-containing protein, whose protein sequence is MLKNSFSFMGRTGFDSAKYLDVQSDAIIERASHFHKLYLEFGGKLLFDYHAARVLPGYCLNSKMEVIKRLAQKRHLEFLFCVSARDLQNGKRMGALGITYRDFSLKMLDSIKGYGFAVPNVVINLFSGEPAAKQFGGFLKKQGYRVYYRGLINNYPDDLKTIASSRGFGKKPFIKTQKSIVIVTGAGPNSGKMATCLAMVYQDYIKEVDSGYAKFESFPIWDLQLANPINLAYEAATADIDDYNLIDPYHLKAYGIKAVNYNRDVKSFVMIQSMFNRIISEKNFMRTYKSPTDMGLNRMTSGIRNLKLCEHAARQEIIRRYFAYLSDFLSGTGKEEPVFSVKELMRRHKISFSERPVVEAARKTAEKAHGNQGLKVGCAIMLPDGAVITGKNSPLMHAESAAIVNALKKLAKIDDTHILPLEYIHQIKELKKKMHEEDSENLDVHEILVVLAISAKNDGEAGKAFDCLGDLHSCELHTTHMLSRKDTSALRALGINFTSDGKMEVGKLYMG, encoded by the coding sequence ATGCTGAAAAACTCATTCTCCTTCATGGGCAGGACTGGCTTCGACAGTGCGAAATACCTGGATGTCCAGTCCGACGCGATAATAGAGCGCGCCTCCCACTTCCACAAATTATATCTGGAGTTCGGCGGAAAGCTCCTTTTCGACTACCACGCTGCGCGCGTGCTCCCTGGCTATTGCCTCAACTCCAAGATGGAAGTGATAAAGCGGCTCGCCCAGAAAAGGCACCTGGAATTCCTCTTCTGCGTGAGCGCGCGGGACCTGCAGAACGGAAAAAGGATGGGCGCTTTAGGAATAACCTACAGGGATTTTTCGCTCAAGATGCTGGATTCCATAAAGGGCTACGGGTTCGCTGTCCCGAACGTCGTTATAAACCTTTTTTCCGGCGAGCCGGCAGCAAAGCAGTTCGGGGGGTTCCTGAAAAAGCAGGGCTACCGCGTGTATTACCGCGGACTGATAAATAATTACCCGGACGACCTGAAAACAATTGCATCATCCCGCGGATTCGGGAAAAAACCCTTCATCAAAACCCAAAAATCCATAGTGATAGTGACCGGCGCAGGGCCCAACTCGGGAAAAATGGCCACCTGCCTCGCCATGGTTTACCAGGATTACATAAAAGAAGTGGATTCGGGATATGCGAAATTCGAGAGCTTCCCTATATGGGACCTCCAGCTTGCGAACCCGATAAACCTCGCGTACGAGGCCGCGACCGCTGACATAGACGATTACAACCTGATAGACCCGTACCATCTGAAAGCCTACGGGATTAAGGCGGTCAATTACAACCGGGACGTCAAGAGTTTCGTGATGATACAGAGCATGTTCAACCGCATAATCTCGGAAAAGAACTTCATGCGCACGTACAAATCCCCCACGGACATGGGCCTGAACAGGATGACTTCCGGAATCAGGAATCTCAAGCTGTGCGAACATGCGGCGCGCCAAGAGATAATACGGAGGTATTTCGCATACCTCTCTGATTTCCTTTCCGGAACCGGGAAGGAAGAGCCTGTTTTCTCCGTAAAAGAGCTCATGCGCAGGCACAAAATCTCGTTCTCGGAACGGCCTGTGGTGGAAGCTGCGCGCAAAACCGCGGAGAAGGCGCACGGGAACCAGGGGCTGAAAGTGGGGTGCGCGATAATGCTCCCGGACGGCGCCGTAATTACAGGAAAGAACAGCCCGCTTATGCACGCAGAATCAGCTGCGATAGTGAACGCGCTGAAAAAGCTGGCAAAAATAGACGACACGCACATTCTTCCATTAGAGTATATACACCAGATAAAGGAGCTGAAGAAGAAGATGCACGAGGAGGATTCGGAAAATTTGGATGTTCACGAGATTCTCGTGGTGCTTGCGATAAGCGCGAAAAACGACGGGGAAGCCGGAAAGGCGTTCGACTGCCTCGGGGATTTGCACTCATGCGAACTCCACACCACGCACATGCTCTCCAGGAAGGACACGTCCGCACTCCGGGCTCTCGGGATAAATTTCACTTCTGACGGAAAGATGGAAGTAGGGAAGCTATATATGGGCTGA